Proteins encoded in a region of the Ignavibacteria bacterium genome:
- a CDS encoding MFS transporter, whose protein sequence is MKKLFSKAYRKIFVWTLFDFANTSFSITIVTFVFAVYFKETIAENKPIGDFYWSLGTSISMLIVALISPILGAIADHSAGKKRFLLFFTLLCILFSSLLYFVEGGMILTGIILFIIANIGFEAGLVFYDAFLPEITEEKNFGRTSGYGYAMGYVGSLVSLLIVYPLVANELVRITFPISAVFFLIFAIPLFLYLHDTKKPIEVQKSYFKIGIDRVRFTLTHLKQYKNLAAFLVAFFFYIEGVNTAIYFSGIYAKTTLQFSLTELTIFFMVAQTTAVFGSVVFGIVADSIGQKRTIFITLFLWLIVIVSASVVDSKEIFFVVGAAAGLGMGSTQSVSRSLMSKLTPSDKKTEFFGFYSFFGKSSAVLGPLVFGLVSWSSGSQRLAILSVAVFFVFGMILLKRVKEE, encoded by the coding sequence ATTAAAAAACTTTTCTCTAAAGCTTACCGAAAAATTTTTGTTTGGACTTTATTCGATTTTGCTAACACATCGTTTTCCATAACCATCGTTACTTTTGTTTTTGCGGTCTATTTTAAGGAGACTATTGCCGAGAATAAACCAATTGGGGATTTCTATTGGAGCTTAGGAACAAGTATTTCAATGTTAATTGTTGCATTGATTTCACCAATTCTCGGTGCAATCGCAGATCATTCTGCCGGCAAAAAAAGATTTTTACTTTTCTTTACTTTGCTCTGCATTCTCTTCTCTTCACTCCTCTATTTTGTTGAAGGAGGAATGATACTTACTGGTATTATTTTATTCATAATAGCAAACATTGGATTTGAAGCCGGTCTGGTATTCTATGATGCCTTCCTGCCAGAAATTACAGAGGAAAAGAATTTTGGAAGAACTTCGGGTTACGGCTATGCAATGGGTTATGTTGGTTCACTTGTTTCGCTCTTAATTGTTTATCCGCTAGTCGCCAATGAATTAGTCCGAATTACTTTTCCTATCTCAGCAGTCTTTTTTCTAATCTTTGCCATACCATTGTTCTTGTATTTGCACGACACTAAGAAACCAATTGAGGTCCAGAAATCATATTTCAAAATAGGAATTGATCGAGTTAGATTTACTTTAACTCACCTTAAACAGTATAAAAATCTGGCTGCATTTTTAGTTGCTTTTTTCTTTTACATCGAAGGAGTAAATACAGCAATTTATTTTTCTGGTATCTACGCAAAGACCACGCTTCAATTTTCTTTGACAGAGCTGACAATATTTTTTATGGTCGCTCAAACGACAGCAGTTTTTGGTTCGGTTGTGTTTGGTATCGTCGCTGATTCAATTGGACAGAAGAGGACAATCTTTATTACTCTTTTTCTTTGGCTTATCGTAATTGTAAGTGCGTCAGTAGTTGATTCTAAAGAAATATTTTTCGTTGTAGGAGCAGCAGCTGGCTTAGGAATGGGCTCAACTCAATCAGTCAGCAGAAGTTTGATGAGTAAACTTACTCCATCTGACAAAAAAACAGAATTCTTTGGTTTCTATTCTTTCTTCGGAAAATCTTCAGCTGTTTTAGGTCCGCTGGTCTTCGGTTTAGTTTCATGGTCAAGCGGCAGTCAAAGATTAGCTATTCTGTCAGTCGCTGTATTTTTTGTTTTTGGGATGATTTTATTAAAGCGAGTTAAGGAAGAATAA
- the nusB gene encoding transcription antitermination factor NusB produces MTSTRRQLREKVLQILYAHELSNESLDFLFKELTQDVDSEDTINFIKSLTLRTIEHTAEFDELIIDTAKNWDINRIAVIDKILIRMGICEMLYFPDIPTKVSINEVLEIAKRFSTDHSDKFINGVLDAILKRLKNQNKISKKGRGLVENNINPKN; encoded by the coding sequence ATGACATCAACAAGACGACAATTACGAGAAAAAGTACTTCAAATCCTTTATGCACATGAACTCTCAAACGAATCATTAGATTTTCTTTTCAAAGAACTCACTCAGGATGTCGATTCCGAAGATACCATCAATTTTATAAAATCCCTCACATTAAGAACCATAGAACATACTGCAGAATTTGATGAATTGATAATCGATACTGCAAAAAATTGGGACATAAACCGAATTGCTGTAATTGATAAAATCCTTATTCGAATGGGTATCTGTGAGATGCTATATTTTCCGGATATTCCAACAAAGGTTTCGATTAATGAAGTTCTTGAGATCGCCAAGAGATTCAGCACAGATCACAGCGATAAATTCATTAATGGTGTTCTCGACGCAATACTTAAGAGGTTAAAGAATCAAAATAAAATTAGTAAAAAGGGGCGGGGATTAGTAGAAAATAATATAAATCCTAAAAATTGA
- a CDS encoding YdcF family protein produces the protein MKKSKIDNSLRKKFLFLLMCALEILNLVYLYSIKYRSQGLTLSNLDIGFTGNLLNLIISCSIILLILFLFFFGSRIEMFRVQILLNLSLFSFVPLLLNDFFIQLDLHKVLIYTLGFAPDKIFRALFFLFFLIVKFILLFNIIFFTFGKTRNPIFKSFIYSFLLFVLIMLFSFTSTLSMKDESTNIIKPGAKYDAVLIPGAAVWSKNRASPVFAGRLRKANKLYRNRICNKIIITGANAPGEMTEADVAERELLKMGVSSSDIIKEERTTNTLEQISFLKNKVQPEQAFSKVIVVSDQFHLRRISEIANFHNMNLTLVRSDNKLDFISEIWFRIRDTVSLTLYWLFGI, from the coding sequence TTGAAAAAAAGTAAAATTGATAATTCCCTCCGGAAAAAGTTCCTGTTCTTGCTTATGTGTGCTCTCGAAATATTGAATCTTGTTTATCTTTATTCTATAAAATACCGATCGCAGGGTTTAACATTATCAAACCTTGATATTGGCTTCACTGGAAATTTGTTGAATCTAATTATATCGTGTTCAATCATATTACTGATTCTTTTCCTGTTCTTTTTTGGCTCCCGAATAGAAATGTTTAGAGTGCAGATTTTATTAAATCTTTCCCTCTTTTCGTTTGTACCTCTTTTGTTAAATGACTTTTTCATTCAACTGGATTTACATAAGGTCCTAATTTATACTTTAGGTTTTGCACCTGACAAAATTTTTCGAGCATTGTTCTTTTTATTTTTTCTTATAGTAAAATTCATTCTCTTATTTAATATCATTTTCTTCACATTTGGGAAAACTCGAAATCCAATTTTTAAAAGTTTTATTTATTCATTTTTACTTTTTGTCCTTATCATGTTGTTTTCATTCACTTCGACTCTATCGATGAAAGATGAATCTACTAACATTATAAAACCGGGGGCTAAATATGATGCTGTTCTAATTCCCGGCGCTGCAGTGTGGAGTAAAAATCGCGCAAGCCCCGTATTTGCCGGAAGATTACGTAAAGCGAATAAACTTTATAGAAACAGAATTTGTAATAAAATAATTATTACCGGAGCTAATGCACCTGGTGAGATGACTGAAGCAGATGTAGCCGAAAGAGAATTGCTCAAAATGGGAGTTTCAAGTTCGGATATTATAAAAGAAGAACGAACAACGAACACACTTGAGCAAATCAGTTTTCTGAAAAATAAAGTTCAACCTGAACAAGCTTTTTCGAAGGTAATAGTCGTTTCGGATCAATTCCATCTAAGAAGAATTTCAGAAATCGCAAATTTTCATAACATGAATTTGACTTTAGTTCGTTCTGACAACAAATTAGATTTCATCTCTGAAATTTGGTTTAGGATAAGAGACACTGTTTCTTTAACTTTGTACTGGTTATTCGGAATCTAG
- a CDS encoding ABC transporter ATP-binding protein, giving the protein MFLVSLLEIKNLSFNYPFPSVKGDVLNNISFHVEKGEFLSIIGPNGSGKTTLLKILAKLLNPVKGNLKLNERDFAEYDLKKFYKLVAYVPQKFYSVFPYSVFEIILMGRTPYFSIYGFENIQDIQSVENVIRILQLDELKNKSINEISGGELQKVILARALAQDSEILLLDEPSTHLDLKHQISIFNYLKKINENGKTIISVSHDINLSALYSNRIIFLKEGKILKDGLTAEVFTEELIRKTFEIKSKVVWERGGTLPQIFLNPFEAAD; this is encoded by the coding sequence ATTTTTCTTGTGAGTCTACTTGAAATAAAAAATTTATCATTCAATTATCCTTTTCCGTCAGTTAAAGGAGATGTATTGAATAATATTTCCTTCCATGTAGAAAAAGGGGAATTTCTCAGCATCATCGGACCAAATGGTTCGGGCAAAACAACACTACTAAAAATTCTCGCAAAATTGTTAAATCCTGTAAAAGGAAATCTGAAATTAAATGAGCGGGATTTCGCTGAATACGATTTGAAGAAATTTTATAAGCTTGTTGCCTATGTGCCGCAAAAATTTTATTCAGTATTTCCTTACAGTGTGTTTGAAATAATTTTAATGGGGCGAACGCCGTATTTTAGTATATACGGATTTGAAAATATTCAAGATATTCAGTCAGTTGAAAATGTGATTAGAATTTTACAGCTCGATGAGTTGAAAAATAAGAGCATAAACGAAATTTCAGGAGGAGAACTTCAGAAAGTAATACTTGCGCGGGCACTCGCACAGGATTCTGAAATATTATTACTCGATGAACCGAGCACTCATCTCGATCTAAAACACCAAATTTCGATTTTTAATTATTTGAAGAAAATCAATGAGAACGGTAAGACGATTATCTCCGTTTCACATGATATTAATCTATCTGCCCTATACAGTAATCGAATAATTTTTCTGAAAGAAGGAAAAATATTAAAAGATGGACTAACTGCCGAAGTTTTCACCGAGGAATTGATTCGAAAGACTTTTGAAATAAAGAGTAAAGTAGTTTGGGAAAGAGGCGGCACGCTTCCGCAGATATTTTTGAATCCATTTGAGGCAGCAGATTGA
- a CDS encoding thioredoxin domain-containing protein → MPNPNRLISETSPYLLQHAYNPVDWFPWCDEAFQKAKLVDKPILLSIGYSACHWCHVMEKESFENETIAGIMNDNFVNIKIDREERPDIDNIYMNFVQLTTGNGGWPMTVFLTPDKIPFYGGTYFPPEDRYGRAGFKKVLNWINKIYQDKRKEIDDNGFAIRESLQQLNNVNRASDSFSNEFYKEIIDTIKKNYDSKFGGFGSAPKFPNSMVLTFLLDFYCIQRNNEILEIVETSVQRLSNGGLYDHLGGGFHRYSTDSKWLVPHFEKMLYDNALLVTLLSKLFMITQNLFYRNKTEETLEYILREMTGAEGEFYSTQDADSEGEEGNYYTWTKQQVFEILNPKEANIITSYFDITDEGNFEGKNILHVKKKIKDFAASINVNAEIIATVIEKCKITLLKERGKRVKPLTDNKILVDWNGLMITAFCYGYRITNNKKYLQAAKKNAEFILNNLQHQGKLYHTHRMGQSKINGFLEDYANLSLGLISLYEVSSKVEYLMEAYKFSKIVLEKFYNDKEKYFYQSSLHANDLIIRPTQLYDNAVPSGNSSSAALFFKLGKIFENEKYIRICEDLVRTMTEKMKKNPLAFGCLLSESLSFTQGSREVILFGGADERESREFQKVILNNYYPNEILIHADVLLDQKFNYLKHKETIENKTTVFICKDFACQSPIDNLEELKKVFLFAPN, encoded by the coding sequence ATGCCGAACCCAAACCGACTTATAAGTGAAACTAGTCCATACCTTCTTCAGCATGCTTATAATCCCGTCGATTGGTTCCCTTGGTGTGATGAAGCATTTCAAAAAGCAAAGCTGGTAGATAAACCAATTTTATTAAGCATTGGTTATAGTGCTTGTCATTGGTGTCACGTGATGGAAAAAGAAAGTTTCGAAAATGAAACGATTGCAGGCATAATGAACGACAACTTTGTGAATATTAAAATTGATCGAGAAGAAAGACCAGATATTGATAACATTTATATGAATTTTGTTCAACTAACAACCGGAAACGGCGGCTGGCCTATGACTGTTTTTCTTACTCCCGACAAAATCCCCTTTTATGGTGGGACGTACTTTCCACCAGAGGATAGATATGGCAGAGCGGGTTTCAAGAAAGTATTAAATTGGATCAATAAAATTTATCAGGATAAACGAAAGGAAATAGATGACAACGGTTTTGCGATACGAGAATCTCTTCAGCAATTGAATAATGTCAACCGAGCGAGCGATTCGTTTTCAAATGAATTTTATAAAGAAATAATAGACACAATCAAAAAAAATTACGATAGTAAATTTGGAGGATTTGGTTCGGCACCCAAATTTCCGAATTCGATGGTTTTAACTTTTCTTTTAGATTTTTATTGTATACAAAGAAATAATGAAATCTTGGAAATTGTTGAAACAAGTGTTCAACGATTGTCTAATGGTGGATTATACGATCATTTGGGGGGTGGATTTCATAGGTATTCCACTGATTCGAAATGGCTAGTACCTCATTTTGAAAAAATGCTTTATGATAATGCTCTTTTAGTAACCCTGCTGTCGAAACTTTTTATGATCACTCAGAATTTATTTTATAGAAATAAAACTGAAGAAACTCTCGAGTATATTCTGAGAGAAATGACCGGCGCTGAAGGAGAATTTTATTCAACTCAGGATGCAGATTCCGAAGGAGAAGAAGGAAATTACTATACTTGGACAAAACAACAAGTATTTGAAATCCTCAATCCCAAAGAAGCTAACATTATTACAAGTTATTTTGACATTACAGATGAAGGAAACTTTGAGGGGAAAAACATTTTACATGTTAAAAAGAAGATTAAAGATTTTGCAGCTTCCATTAATGTGAACGCTGAGATAATTGCTACGGTAATTGAAAAATGCAAAATTACTTTGTTGAAGGAGCGAGGAAAAAGAGTTAAACCACTCACTGATAATAAAATTTTAGTCGATTGGAATGGATTAATGATTACCGCTTTTTGCTATGGATATAGAATAACCAATAACAAAAAATATCTGCAAGCGGCAAAAAAAAATGCCGAATTCATTTTGAATAATTTGCAACATCAAGGAAAGCTTTATCACACACATCGGATGGGACAATCTAAAATCAATGGATTTCTTGAAGATTATGCAAATCTTTCACTTGGATTAATAAGTTTATATGAAGTTTCTTCCAAAGTTGAATATCTTATGGAAGCTTATAAATTTTCGAAGATTGTATTAGAAAAATTTTATAATGATAAAGAAAAATATTTTTATCAATCAAGCCTTCATGCAAATGATTTAATTATTCGCCCAACGCAATTATATGATAATGCTGTTCCTTCCGGCAATTCATCATCTGCTGCTCTCTTTTTCAAATTGGGTAAGATATTCGAGAATGAAAAATACATTAGAATATGCGAGGACTTAGTGAGAACAATGACTGAAAAAATGAAAAAAAATCCATTGGCATTCGGTTGTTTGCTGAGCGAGTCTTTATCTTTCACACAAGGTTCACGGGAAGTAATTCTTTTTGGAGGTGCTGATGAAAGGGAATCAAGAGAATTTCAGAAAGTTATCTTAAATAATTATTACCCGAATGAAATTTTAATTCATGCCGATGTACTGCTCGATCAAAAGTTTAATTATCTTAAGCATAAAGAAACAATAGAGAATAAAACCACCGTTTTCATTTGCAAGGATTTTGCTTGTCAATCGCCAATTGATAATCTGGAAGAATTGAAAAAAGTTTTTTTGTTTGCTCCGAATTAA
- a CDS encoding ATP-binding cassette domain-containing protein — MLSIKNLHKEFKNVIAVNDVSFDVEPGRIFGILGPNGAGKTTTIRCILDIIKPDRGEIHFNGILADEIFRNKVGYLPEERGLYSKSRVIDVISYFGELRGLSASHARSQTKYYLKKLEIEHSINKKVNELSKGNQQKIQFIASVINNPTILILDEPFAGLDPINQQLIKNLINEFLDEGKIILLSTHQMEVAEKLCSQILLINKGEEILKGKLSEIKKNFGKVSLIIKSPQIGKDILNFSEVSSADVYENYSEVVLNPGIDSQRLLKQLIEQYEITGFDLKEPSLNSIFIETVSNSNINGGVKK; from the coding sequence ATGTTAAGCATTAAAAATCTCCACAAAGAATTCAAAAATGTAATTGCAGTAAATGATGTTTCATTTGATGTTGAGCCGGGTAGAATATTTGGAATACTTGGACCAAATGGAGCTGGAAAGACTACTACAATTAGATGTATTCTCGACATTATCAAACCAGATCGAGGTGAAATTCATTTTAATGGTATTTTAGCAGATGAAATTTTCCGCAACAAAGTCGGTTATTTGCCTGAAGAAAGAGGGCTTTATTCAAAGAGTCGAGTGATAGATGTAATTAGCTATTTTGGAGAACTTCGCGGACTCTCTGCTTCACACGCGAGAAGCCAAACAAAATACTATCTGAAAAAATTAGAGATTGAACATTCCATTAACAAAAAAGTGAATGAGCTTTCAAAAGGCAACCAACAAAAAATCCAATTCATTGCTTCGGTGATCAATAATCCAACGATTTTAATACTAGATGAACCTTTCGCTGGATTGGATCCAATTAATCAGCAGTTAATTAAAAATCTCATTAACGAATTTCTTGATGAAGGAAAAATCATTCTTCTTTCTACTCATCAAATGGAGGTTGCAGAAAAATTGTGCAGCCAAATCTTATTGATCAATAAAGGTGAAGAAATTCTAAAAGGAAAATTAAGTGAGATAAAGAAAAATTTCGGAAAAGTTTCGCTTATAATTAAATCACCTCAGATTGGAAAAGATATTTTGAATTTCTCCGAAGTCTCAAGCGCAGATGTTTATGAAAATTATTCTGAAGTAGTGTTGAATCCTGGAATTGATTCGCAGCGCCTACTTAAACAGCTCATTGAGCAGTATGAAATAACAGGATTCGATTTAAAAGAGCCGTCTCTCAATTCGATTTTTATTGAAACAGTCTCCAATTCGAACATAAATGGAGGAGTGAAAAAGTGA
- a CDS encoding ABC transporter permease, with protein MKKIFSVAKWEYLEKVKTKAFLIFMILFPVIIVGMAFIPALLNSDEESETKAFGFLECNISIYAEFVESLANYKTTNNQPSYIFRKFDSIDGECERNKSTADNFVFQQKIDGYVLIKQVSADSVLIEFRGENVSNIKDINRFEKKLNEILAERKITAAGLSPELVESFKKKFEIRAVKISKSGEEKETSFMETFWSSYIFILLLMMMIIFTGGMLVRSVVEEKSNRIIEVLVSSCTANQLMAGKIIGLSALGLTQVVVWGLLGIALSGPIGASFINFENLILIFIYFALGYVFYAAIFVAIGSLASTEQEAQQYTSYISLILVIPIMLSIQIMNEPNSNLVRILSYIPFTTAPIMTMKIHIVQPSLVEFILTIGIMILGIVIVIFIAGKIFRVAILSYGKAPKLKEIFHWIASK; from the coding sequence GTGAAAAAAATTTTTTCCGTGGCTAAATGGGAGTATCTTGAAAAGGTTAAAACAAAAGCTTTCCTGATATTCATGATTTTATTTCCGGTCATTATTGTTGGAATGGCTTTTATTCCTGCTCTTTTGAATTCAGACGAAGAATCGGAAACAAAAGCTTTTGGATTCCTCGAATGCAATATTTCTATTTATGCTGAGTTTGTTGAGTCTCTCGCTAATTATAAAACAACAAATAACCAACCAAGTTATATTTTCAGAAAGTTTGATTCGATAGATGGCGAATGTGAGCGGAACAAATCGACAGCAGATAATTTTGTATTTCAACAGAAAATCGATGGTTATGTGTTAATCAAACAAGTTTCTGCTGATTCTGTATTGATAGAATTCCGGGGAGAAAATGTTTCAAATATTAAGGACATTAATAGATTTGAGAAAAAACTAAATGAAATTTTAGCTGAAAGGAAGATCACTGCCGCAGGTCTCTCACCCGAGCTTGTCGAAAGCTTCAAGAAAAAATTCGAAATCAGAGCAGTTAAAATATCTAAATCGGGAGAAGAAAAAGAGACGTCATTTATGGAAACATTTTGGTCGTCGTACATTTTTATTCTTCTATTGATGATGATGATCATTTTCACTGGCGGTATGCTGGTCAGAAGCGTTGTAGAAGAAAAATCAAATCGGATAATCGAAGTTCTTGTTTCATCCTGCACAGCAAATCAATTAATGGCAGGAAAAATTATTGGTTTAAGCGCGCTTGGATTGACTCAAGTTGTTGTATGGGGTTTACTTGGAATCGCACTCTCCGGGCCAATCGGGGCTTCTTTCATCAATTTTGAGAATCTAATTTTAATTTTTATTTATTTTGCACTCGGTTATGTGTTTTATGCGGCGATTTTCGTTGCAATCGGTTCTCTTGCCAGTACCGAACAGGAAGCTCAACAGTATACGAGTTACATAAGTTTAATTCTGGTCATACCAATTATGCTTTCAATTCAAATCATGAATGAACCCAACTCTAACTTGGTGAGAATACTTTCGTACATCCCATTTACAACTGCACCAATCATGACGATGAAAATCCACATCGTTCAGCCCAGTCTGGTTGAATTTATTCTTACTATTGGAATAATGATTTTGGGTATCGTAATTGTAATTTTCATCGCAGGAAAAATTTTCCGTGTTGCAATTTTAAGTTATGGCAAAGCTCCGAAGCTGAAAGAAATTTTTCATTGGATTGCAAGTAAATAA
- a CDS encoding PrsW family intramembrane metalloprotease: MFYLASLLASVIPMITYLIIIWWLDRNEREPLKFVFIHFIWGAVGAVILGLIWSISLHGILKLYIPNEAAHELTGTILIAPIVEEITKGIFLLIMISYKSYDNVTDGFVYGGAIGIGFGMSENFLYFISYQADYVSWIYLVIVRTFLTALIHCSSTGLFGLALGYAKFRSTPQKYLIAFCGLAGAVLLHAFWNASVSFSNTFILGIVYGVCVITLMFLLFLSSIYLERKIILRELREEADNNLFNSKFLSVIPYYSVRRKQGWIDESFRKEYIRAATMLAFRKMQWKQLKSGWRKELCKYEIEFLREKIDQMDNIIEEKNN; the protein is encoded by the coding sequence ATGTTTTACTTAGCTTCACTGCTCGCTTCTGTAATTCCAATGATAACCTACCTGATCATCATTTGGTGGTTGGATAGAAATGAGAGAGAACCATTAAAATTTGTGTTTATTCATTTTATTTGGGGTGCAGTTGGGGCTGTAATTTTGGGATTGATTTGGAGCATTAGTCTTCATGGAATTTTGAAATTATACATTCCAAACGAAGCAGCACACGAATTAACTGGTACAATATTAATTGCGCCAATCGTGGAAGAAATTACTAAAGGGATTTTCCTTTTAATCATGATTTCATATAAAAGTTACGACAATGTCACCGATGGGTTTGTGTACGGAGGAGCGATTGGAATAGGATTCGGCATGTCCGAGAATTTCCTTTATTTTATTTCATATCAAGCTGATTACGTATCATGGATTTACCTCGTAATCGTTCGCACATTTCTAACAGCACTGATTCACTGCTCTTCAACTGGTTTGTTTGGATTGGCCCTCGGCTATGCTAAATTTAGATCGACTCCGCAAAAATATTTGATCGCATTCTGTGGTTTGGCTGGCGCAGTACTATTACATGCATTTTGGAATGCATCTGTGAGCTTCTCAAACACATTTATACTGGGCATTGTTTACGGTGTTTGTGTAATAACATTGATGTTCTTGTTGTTTTTATCATCAATTTATCTGGAGCGAAAAATTATTTTAAGAGAGCTTCGTGAAGAAGCTGATAATAATTTGTTTAATTCAAAATTTTTGTCGGTCATTCCGTATTATTCTGTAAGAAGAAAACAAGGTTGGATTGACGAAAGTTTTAGAAAAGAATATATTAGAGCAGCAACAATGCTAGCTTTCAGAAAAATGCAATGGAAACAATTGAAATCTGGCTGGCGAAAAGAACTTTGTAAATACGAAATTGAATTTCTTAGAGAAAAAATCGATCAGATGGACAATATCATCGAGGAAAAAAATAATTGA